The region TTCTCTTTTTAAGATGACGGCTTGGAAAAAGTTTATGCCGTGGTATTTCGCGTTGTGCGGCATATTGTTGATTGTGGTATTGGGCGTGGGACGTGAGATTAACGGCGCGACCCGCTGGATTCACATCGGCCCGATTAATCTGCAACCGACCGAAATGTTCAAATTGGCCGCGATTTTGTATTTGGCCAGTTTGTTCACGCGTAAGGCGGAAGTGTTGCAGAGTGTAAAAAAAATCATCAAACCGGGCTCGCTGTTGGTGGTCGGCCTGATTTTGATCATGGCGCAACCTGATTTCGGCTCTTTTGTGGTGATTATCGGCATCATTATGGGTATGCTGTTTTTGGCCGGTTTCCCGTGGAAATATTTTGCTATGATGATGATGATGGTGCTGATCGGCATGGGTACTTTGATTTTGGCCGCCCCTTACCGTATGGCGCGTATGGCAGGTTTTTTGAATCCTTGGGAAGACCCGTTGGGCAAGGGCTATCAATTGACTCATTCCTTGATGGCGATTGCACGCGGCGAATGGTTGGGCGTGGGTCTGGGCGCGAGTTTGGAAAAACGCTTCTACCTGCCTGAAGCGCATACCGACTTTATTTTTGCTGTGATCGGCGAAGAATTCGGCTTTTTTGGTATGTGTGTGCTGGTGTTTTGTTATGGTTGGCTGGTGGTGCGCGCTTTTTCCATCGGCAAGCAGGCGCGTGATTTGGATTTGATTTTCAGCGCCTATGTGGCCAATGGCATCGGTATTTGGATCGGAATTCAGAGTTTTTTCAATATCGGTGTGAATATCGGTATCTTACCAACCAAGGGCTTAACCTTGCCGTTAATGTCTTACGGTGGTTCGGCCGTGGTGATTATGTTAGTCTGTATGACATTGTTGTTGCGGATTGATTATGAAAACCGCCAAAAAATGCGCGGTTATCAGATAGAAGGATAGAGTAAATGGGCGGTAAGACATTTATGTTGATGGCCGGAGGTACCGGCGGTCATATTTTCCCGGCATTGGCGGTGGCTGATTCATTGCGCGCGCGCGGCCATCATGTGATTTGGCTGGGCAGCGAAGGCGCGATGGAAACGCGTATCGTGCCGCAATACGATATTTTGTTGGAAACTTTGGCTATTAAAGGTGTGCGCGGCAATGGTTTGAAGCGCAAGCTGATGCTGCCGTTTACGCTGTTTAAAACCGTCCGTGCGGCGCAGCGTATCATTAAAAAACACCGCGTCGCTTGTGTGATTGGTTTTGGCGGTTTTGTGACCTTTCCGGGTGGCGTTGCAGCCAAATTATGCGGCGTGCCGATTGTGATTCACGAGCAAAATGCGGTGGCCGGTTTGTCCAACCGCCAATTGTCACGCTGGGCGAAACGCGTGCTGTATGCCTTCCCGAAAGCCTTTGAACACGAAAACGGTTTGGTCGGCAACCCTGTGCGCGCGGATATTGCCAATTTGCCAACACCTGCCGAACGTTTTGCCGGCAGAACAGGCCGTCTGAAAGTATTGGTGATGGGCGGCAGCTTGGGCGCGGACATTCTGAACCGAACCCTGCCTGAAGCGTTGGCTTTGCTGCCTGAAAATGAACGGCCGCAAATGTATCATCAATCCGGCCGCAACAAATTGGGCAGCCTGCAGGCAGATTACGATGCCTTGGGCGTAGGAGCTGAATGTGTGGAATTTATTACCGACATGGTATCGGCGTATCGTGAGGCCGATTTAGTGATTTGCCGCGCCGGCGCGCTGACGATTGCTGAATTGACTGCTGCCGGTGTCGGCGCTTTGTTGGTACCGTATCCGCATGCGGTGGACGACCACCAAACTGCCAACGCCCGCTTTATGGTGCGCGCGCAAGCCGGTTTGCTGTTGCCGCAGCCGCAATTGACGCCGGAAAAATTGGCCGAAGTGTTGAGCGGTTTAACGCGCGGACAATGTTTGCAATGGGCGGAACAAGCCCGCACTTTGGCCTTGCCGCACAGTGCCGATGATGTGGCGCAAGCCGCGATTGATGTGGCGGGTTGAACCGTTTGAATAGGCCGTCTGAAAAGAGTGGCGGTTTTCAGACGGCCCGATGTGCCATGTTAATTATCCTTTACAATAAAACAATGGCGCATAACGCAACAGCCCTTTAAAATAATGCTTTTACGTAAAAGTTGACTTCGGACAGGAATCATGATGAAAAATCGAGTAACCAATATTCACTTTGTCGGCATTGGCGGCGTCGGAATGTGCGGCATTGCCGAAGTTTTGCACAATTTGGGTTTCAAGGTTTCCGGTTCCGATCAGTCGAAAAGCGCCACTACCGAGCATTTGTCGGCCTTGGGTATCCGAGTTTATCCCGGCCATGCCGCCGAACACATTAACGGTGCCGATGTGGTGGTGACGTCCACTGCCGTCAAAGCCGATAACCCTGAAGTAGTGGCGGCCAATGAGCAACATATTCCTGTGATTCCGCGCGCGCTGATGCTGGCGGAATTAATGCGTTTCCGCGACGGTATCGCCATTGCCGGTACCCACGGCAAAACCACTACCACCAGCCTGACCGCTTCGATTTTAGCAGCGGCCGGTTTGGATCCGACTTTCGTTATCGGTGGCAAACTCACCGCTGCCGGTTCGAATGCGCGTTTGGGGCAGGGCGAATACATCGTGGCGGAAGCCGATGAATCGGACGCATCTTTCCTGCATTTGACCCCGATTATGTCGGTCGTCACCAATATCGACGAAGACCACATGGATACTTATGGCCACAGCGTGGAAAAGCTGCATCAGGCTTTTATCGATTTTATCCACCGCATGCCGTTTTACGGTAAAGCGTTTTTATGTATCGACAGCGAATACGTGCGCGCAATTGTGCCGAAAGTGAGCAAACCGTTTGCCACTTACGGCTTGGATGATACCGCTGATATTTACGCTACCGATATTGAAAATGTTGGTGCGCAAATGAAATTTACCGTGCATGTCAACATGAAAGGCCATGAACAAGCGCCGTTTGAAGTGGTATTGAACATGCCGGGCCGTCATAATGTATTGAATGCTTTGGCCGCTATCGGCGTGGCATTGGAAGTAGGTGCTTCGGTTGAAGCAATCCAACAAGGTTTGCTCGGCTTTGCCGGCGTCGGCCGCCGCTTCCAGAAATATGGCGAAATGGCTTTGCCAAAAGGTGGCAAAGCTTGGTTGGTTGACGACTACGGCCACCATCCGGTGGAAATGGCAGCAACTGTGGCCGCCGCGCGTGGAGCATATCCTGATAAGCGTTTGGTGTTGGCATTCCAACCACACCGTTACACGCGCACCCGCGATTTGTTTGAAGATTTTACCAAGGTATTGAATACTGTCGATTCGCTGGTGTTGACCGAAGTATATGCCGCCGGTGAGGAACCGATTGCCGCTGCCGATTCGCGGGCCTTGGCGCGCGCCATTCGCGTATTGGGTAAATTAGAGCCGATTTACTGCGAAAACGTAGCAGAATTGCCAGAAATGTTGCTGAATGTGTTGCAAGATGGCGATGTGGTACTGACCATGGGCGCGGGGAGCATCAATAAAGTGCCGCAAGCCATGTTGGATGCGACCAAACAATAATAATGGGAAAGGCCGTCTGAATAAGTTTGGCCGTCTGAAATATTAGAAAGACAAGCAGTATGCAGAATTTTGGCAAAGTGGCCGTGTTGATGGGCGGTTTTTCAACCGAACGCGACGTTTCCTTAGACAGCGGTACCGCGATTTTGGCAGCTCTGAAAAGCAAAGGCATTGATGCGCATGCGTTCGATCCGAAGGAAACCCCTTTGGGCGAACTGAAAACCCAAGGTTTTCAGACGGCCTTCAATATCTTACACGGTACTTACGGCGAAGACGGCGCGATTCAAGGCGCGTTGGAACTGATGGACATACCTTACACCGGCAGCGGTGTGGCTGCTTCGGCCATTGGTATGGATAAATACCGCTGTAAGCTGATTTGGCAGGCTTTGGGCTTGCCTGTGCCGGAATTTGCCGTATTGCGTGACGACAGTGATTTCGATGCCGTCGAAAAAAACTTGGGTTTGCCGATGTTTGTCAAACCGGCAGCAGAGGGCAGTAGTGTCGGCGTAGTAAAAGTGAAAGAAGCAGGCCGTCTGAAAGATGTTTACGAAGAATTGAAACACTTGCAGGGTGAGATTATTGCTGAACGCTTTATCGGTGGCGGCGAGTATTCCTGTCCGGTGTTGGACAACCGCGGTTTGCCGAGTATTCGCATCATCCCGCAAACCGAGTTTTACGACTGGGAAGCAAAATACCGGCGTGACGATACCGTTTACCAATGCCCGTCTGATTTGAGCGAAAGCGATGAGGCTCTGATGCGCGAGCTGGCAGTACGCGGTGCGCAGGCGGTTGGCGCGGAAGGTTGTGTGCGCGTTGACTTTTTGAAAGATACTGATGGTAAACTGTATCTGTTGGAAATCAATACCTTGCCGGGTATGACCAGTCACAGTTTGGTACCGAAATCCGCCGCGCAAACCGGCTTGGATTTTGCCGATTTATGTCTTGAAATTTTGAAAACTGCTCATGTGGGATGATGCCGGCGCCTTGGGGCGGTTAACAAGATGGTTGTGTGTGTTGGCGGCACTGTTGCTCATCGGCACAGGCGTGGCATGGGTGTATCATTCGGATCATTTTCCCATCAAACAGGTTGCCATTGCAGGCAAGCTGGCCCATATTGATGGCAAAGAGCTGCAAACCATTGCGCAAAAACATTTAGTCGGCAATATTTTTCGCGCCGACATGAATGCTGCGCAAGAAGCTTTTCAGCAATTGCCTTGGGTGGATTCGGCTTTGGTGCGCCGCCGTCTGCCGGATACGGTTGAAATCCATCTGACCGAGCGCATTGCCATTGCACAATGGAAAAAATCAGGTTTGGTTGATACCAAAGGTAATGTGTTCCAAGCCATGCTGGAACAGGATTTGCCGGTTTTCGAAGGTCAGCCCGGCACAGGGAGAGACATGGTTAAACACTACAATGAATTTACCGGCATTCTCGGTGCGCGCGATTTGAAAGTAAAAGAGCTGATTTACACGCCGCGTTCGGCTTGGTCGGTAGTGTTGGACAACGGCATTACCGTGCGCTTAGGGCGCGAGCATGAAATCAAACGTCTGCAGTTCTTTGCCGAAATCTGGCCAAGCCTGCTGCAAAAACACCGCGACCGTTTGTCGTATGTCGATATGCGTTATAAAGACGGTTTTTCGGTGCGATACAAACAATCTTTGGATGAGCCGTCTGAATAACTAGGCTCAGTAAAAAAATACAACATTAGCGAAATGAATGGGAATTTATGGAACAAGGCAAATACATCAGTGCATTGGACATCGGCACGTCAAAAGTGATTGCACTTATTGGGGAAGTGCAAGAAGACAATGAAATCCATATCGTCGGTTTGGGCCAAGCGCCGTCGCGCGGCTTGAAGGCCGGTATGGTAACCAATATCGATGCGACTGCACAGGCCATCAAACAAGCGGTGAACGAAGCCGAATTAATGGCGGATACCAAAATTTCCCATGTCACCACGGGTATTGCCGGTAACCACATCCGCAGCCTGAATTCGCAAGGCGTAGTGAAAATCAAAGATGGCGAAGTGACACAAGCCGACATCGATCGCGCCATCGAAACAGCTAAAGCCATCAATATCCCGCCTGACCACAATATTTTGCACACCGTGGTGCAGGAATATATCATCGACAACCAGCCGGGTGTGAAAGAGCCAATCGGTATGAGCGGCGTACGTTTGGATACGCGCGTGCACATCATCACCGGTGCCAATACCGCTTTGCAAAACATCCAAAAATGCATTCAGCGTTGCGATTTGCAGATGGATCAAATCATGTTGCAACCTTTGGCCAGCGGCCAAGCCGTATTAACTGAAGATGAAAAAGATCTGGGCGTGTGTGTCATCGATATTGGCGGCGGTACCACCGACATTGCGGTATACACCAACGGCGCTATCCGCCATACTGCCGTGATTCCGGTAGCGGGCGACTTGATTACTAAAGATTTGGCACAGGCTTTGCGTACACCGCACAGTGCTGCTGAATACATTAAAATCCATTACGGTGTTGCCATTCCGACCATGGAAGGATTGGACGAAATGGTTGAAGTGCCGAGCGTGGGTGATCGTTTGCCGCGCCAAATTTCACGCCGCGTATTGGCCAGCGTGATTGGCCCGCGTGTTGAAGAAATCTTGGAATTAACCTTAAACGAATTGCGCCGCTCAGGTTTCCCTGAAGAAGTACTGACTTCCGGTATCGTATTGACCGGCGGCGCATCCATGCTGACCGGCATTGTTGAATTGACGGAAGAAATCTTCAATCTGCCGGCACGTATCGGTGTACCGCAAGAAATGGGCGGTGTATCAGAGCGCATCCGCAATCCGCGTTATGCTACGGCCATCGGCCTGTTGCAAGCCGCGCGTGGCGAAGAAGACGGCAGCCCGGTAACCGGTGCGGTACACGTTGGTGGCGATAGCGGCGAAAAGCTCAGCTTGTGGGCGCGCTTCCAAAAATTCTTAAAAGATAATTTTTAATCCGTTAAAATGACAGCATCGTCATAGCAGATATTCAGACGGCCTATTCAGTTGGTATCATTTGTCAGGCCGTCTGAAAGCAGACTGTATGTTTTTTGTTTAAAAAACGCAAAGAAACCCAGGCTGTGGCGATTCAGTGTCAGAAGTATTTTGCAAGTGGTCGGATACTTCTTATATAATATACAGTGAGAATTTATTTTTAACCGTCCTCACAGCAGGGCGCGGAGGAGTATTGAATGGAATTTGTTTACGACGTAGCGGAATCAGCCGTAAGCCCTGCGGTCATTAAAGTTATCGGTTTGGGTGGCGGTGGCTGCAATGCCATCAACAACATGATTGAAAACACTATTCAAGGTGTGGAATTCATCAGCGCCAATACCGATGCCCAGTCATTGGGCAAAAACAATGCGGCCAAACGCATTCAATTGGGTACTAATCTGACCCGTGGTTTGGGTGCGGGTGCCAACCCGGAAATTGGTCGCGCTGCCGCTCAAGAAGAGCGTGAAGCGATTGAGGATGCCATCAGTGGTGCCAATATGTTGTTTATCACCACCGGTATGGGTGGCGGTACCGGTACCGGTGCGGCACCTGTTGTGGCCGAAATTGCCAAAGAGATGGGCATTCTGACTGTTGCAGTGGTGACTCGACCGAGCAATTTTGAAGGCAACAAACGCGGCCACATTGCTCAAAATGGCTTGGAACAATTGAAAAGCCAAGTGGATTCACTGATTGTGATTCCGAATGATAAATTGTTCACTGTGTTGGGTGAAGATGCCACCATGCGCGAAGCATTCCGTGCAGCTGATGATGTATTGCGTAACGCCGTTGCAGGTATTTCCGAAGTGGTGACCAATCCTGGTTTCATCAACGTTGACTTTGCCGATGTGAAAAACGTCATGGGCATTAAAGGTATGGCCATGATGGGTTCGGGCTTTGCTCAAGGCATTGACCGTGCACGTTTGGCTACCGAACAAGCGATTTCCAGCCCGTTGTTGGATGGCGTAACTTTGGATGGCGCACGCGGCGTGTTGGTTAATGTGACCACTGCACCGGGCTGCCTGAAAATGTCTGAATACGGCGAAATCATGAAAGTCGTGAATAGCAATGCGCATCCTGATGCGGAATGTAAATTTGGTACCGCCGAAGATGAAAACATGAGCGAGGATGCGATTCGCGTGACCATCATTGCCACCGGTTTGCAAGAACACAGCCATCAACAGGCTGCACCGGTACGTACTTCTTCACGCGTACAGCAAAGCTTGGGCGATCGTGAAGAATATGCACCGCAACAGGCGCAGCAATCACACAATATCGATGGTTTGGTCCGATCAGGCCGTGGCACGCGCAGTATGAACCTGACTGCTGCCGATTTCGGTAATCAATCGGTTTTAGATGATTTTGAAATTCCGGCTATTTTGCGCCGTCAAAATTCTTCTGATAATTGATTGAATGAATCATTAAAAAGTCTGCTTCAATTGAACTGCCCCCAAAAAGTTAGACTGCTGATCACAAGGATTGAGTTCGATATTGTATCGGGCTCAATCCTTTTAATTTTAATCGAACCCTGTCTTTATTGTAATAACGGATATAATCCGACACTGCTTTCCCCATGTCGACCACCGTTTCAAACCGTCTGCCGTAAATACATTCCGTTTTCAGCCGTCCGAAGAAACTTTCCATCTTGGCATTATCCAAACAATTTCCCTTTCTCGACCATACTTTGCAAAATGCTATTCTTTTGTAAAATCAGATAATATGCCCGCATTTGGTATTGCCAACCTTGGTCGGAATGCAGTATCGGCGTTGCATTTTCCAGCAACTTTTCGACCGATTGCCGCAGCGTCGTTTCAACCTGTTTCCGGTTTGGGTGACGGCTCAATGTTACGCTGAAGATTTCTGAATTAAAGCAGTCCGGTATCGGCGAGATACAGAGCCTGTTTCCATCTTTTGCTTTGATTTCGGTAATATCGGCCAGCCATATTTCGTTTGGTTTGCCGGCGGTAAAATCCCGTTTTAACAGGTTTGGCACTATTCTCCCCGCTTTGCCGCAATAAGAGCGGCAGCTTCTCGCTTTCTTAAGTACCTCTCCGTATCAAACGTTGCTCCCGCTTATGGTTTTACGCCGCTCACCAACGTTATGCCCCTCCGGCCAGCCATAACCCGGATTATCACGTTTTATCTCCATGATTTGCATTTTCAGACGGCTGTCTTTGTCCTTTTTCGGTTTTAGGTGATAGAAAGAGACACAGCGGGGAAAGTCGGTAAGCGAAAGCAGTATGTCCAAGGGATGGTCCGTCCCAACGTTTGAATGACCGCCGCCGTCCGCTCCTTCCGGCCGTACCAACCCGTCCGGCTTTTTAAAGTGGATTCACTATATTTGGTCGTAAGAATCTGCGCCTTAGTCTGTTGGGGGTTTAGTCCGACTTTTGAGGTGCAGGTCAAACTTTATATTTCAGACGGCCTTAGTAGGTTGTTGGATTTATCGGATGAAACAGGATTTACGCCCAGTTTTCAGCCAAGCGGTTGGCTTCTTCCAATCGTTCGATAGTGCCGACATCCAGCCAGAGCCCGTTATGTTTTTGGCCGCTGATTTGCTGCTTATCCATTGCCGAACGCAAAAGCGGTGCCAATTTGGCAGTTTGATGGGCAGGAGTGTGTTGAAACAAATCCGGGTGATAAACGCCTATGCCGCTGAAGGTTAGGCCTTGACCGTGATAAGGGTTGGAGGTAATCAGGCCGTCTGAAAGCAGGCCAAAGTCGCCGCTTAGATTGTGTGCCGGATTGTTGACTAGCCATAAATGCGCCAGCAGCTGCTTTTGAGTCAATTTTTGAGCCGCAGAAAAAGCTGTTTGAAAATCAATATCGATTAACACGTCACCATTAATGACTAAAAACGGTTCATTGCCCAATAAAGGTAAAGCGGTGGCAATGCCACCCGCGGTTTCTAAGCCGCCGGATAATTCCGGTGAGTAGGTAATGCTGACGCCGTATTGTGTGCCGTTACCTAAACTTTGTTCGATCTGTTCGCCTAACCATGCATAATTGATAACAATTTCCGTGATTCCTGCTTGTTTCAGACGGCGTAGATGCCAGCCGATAAGCGGCTCTTTGCCGACCTTTAACAGCGGTTTAGGACAGGTATCGGTCAGAGGGCGCATGCGTTCGCCGCGTCCGGCAGCCAGAATCATTGCTTTCATGTGTGTGTCCAAAATTTGTGAAATATTTGAAATTGTATAGTCGATAGCACGCTTCGACAAGTTAGTGGCATGAATGCTTCATGCAGTTTATCGAGTTTAACTTCCGATAGGCATAAATTTCAGATGGCCTTTTTATCATTCGTTATAGTATCCGCATAAAAAAAGAAATGATGATTATGGGGTCTGCGTGATTTTAAACCATTCAGAAAGAATAAAGATGAAGAAAACTGCACTCCTCTTACCTTTGTTGTTATCAGCCTGTTTCCCAGTGGTTATTCCGGTGGCGAATCCTTTGGATAAAGTACCGAATATTTATGGTGCTTGGCGCTTGAGTGATGTCGGCGGCTATTCGCCGAATGATCCTAATGCGATTTTTACCATCAACAATAGCGACGATGGCTTCAGCGCTGTGTCGGAATGTATGAAAGTATCCGGCCGATACAGTGCGGGTGGTAACCATGCGCTGACGTTTAATCAAATTCAAGTGGATAGTCAATGCGCTGAAAATATGGCAGAACGTCATTTGCCGCATGAATTGCAAAATGTACGCAGCTACAGCTTCAATTCGCGCCATTTGGAATTGTTGAATGAACAAGGTCGCGTAGTGTTGGTGGGCAAGCGTTTGCGTACTGAAAAAGCAGCAGGTCAGGCAGATTCGGGTAAAACGTCTTATTTGTTGGATGCACGCCGCAATTAAGTATCGATAAGAAAAGGCCGTCTGAAATTTTGTGTTCAGACGGCCTTTTGCTATGACAATGATTTGAATTGTCTGCGGAAATACAATAAAGCAGGTGAGGTGGTATCGGCCACTTTGATTTCGTTGAGGCGAACATAAAAAATATAATGCGTGCCGATTTTATGCTGCTCGATAATTTGGCCGTGCAGATGAGCCAAAGCACCTTCTACTTCAAGTTGGCCGGTTTGACCACGATGCCAAATATGGTATTCAAAGCGCTCTTCCGGCGAAAGGTTGGTCATGCCGGCAAAATGCTCGGCAATATCCTGCTGGCCGTTTGAAAGCGTGTTGATACATAAATCGCGGTTTTGCAGCAGAATCGGGATAATGGCGGCCTCACGGTTGATGCACAGCATAATGGTGGGCGGCTCATCCGTTACTGATGTTACGGCGGTCATGGTAATGCCGTAACGCCCGGCGGCACCGTCTGTCGTAATGACATGCACGCCTGCTGCTGCAGAAGCCATGGCATCACGAAATGATTGCTTAAGTGTGTGTGTCGAGTCAGTCATTCTGTGATAACTTTTTATTTTAAAGCCTGCTCGATTTCAGACAGCTCGGCCAGTAATTTTTGCAATGCGTCCAATTTTTCTTTGGTGTAAATGGCTTCAATAGCGTCATAGCGGTCATCTACTTGTGCGCCGATGGTTTGATAAAGCTTTTCGCCTTCTTGGGTCAGCTTCAGATAAACGCGGCGCTGGTCATTGGAAGGTTTCAGACGCACGGCCAAGCCGGCTTTTTCCAAGCGGGTCAGAATGCCGGTCAGGCTGGGGCGTAAGATGCAGGCTTTATTGGCTAAATCTTGGAAATCTAACGTGCCGTTTTCGGCCAACAGACGAATAATACGCCATTGCTGGTCGGTTACGTTGGCTTGGTTCAAAATCGGGCGGAATTGCGTCATCAAGGCTTCTCGCGCTTGAATCAGGGCAATATTAATTGAGGCGTGTTTAGATTGGTTAGGCATGATGAAGTTCTCCGTTGTAACTAAGGTTCAAATCATGGAAGCGTGGCAGAGTAATAAAGAATTGCGCCAAGGTTATGGATGCCGTCGTACAAATTCATATTGAAACAAATGTATACTGCTCGAGCCTTGATTGAATACGGTATTAATTTGTTTTGATGATAATAATGATAAGATTTTTGAGCTATTCTTTAGGCCTATATTAGTATATTTTAGAAATAATCTCAATAGAATCATTAAGTATTAATGCTGAGATAGTTTGTTTATTTTAAAAATAACGATGATTGGCACATAATACCGTTTAATTTTTACAAGTCGATTTTATGTTTAACATAATTGGATTTCTTAGGATAAATATCAATACATCAGATTACTGATAAGCATCGCCGGCGCAAGATCCAGTAGCTGCTGATGCCGGTGGTAGCCTGAAGCATTTGGCCGTTTTTCATTAAAACAATGGCGGGCGTGTTCCATTGTTGTGTAATCAGGCCGTCTGAATCGTTGACAGTTGGGAAAGATAGCTGATTTGTTTGGGCCGAGAGATTGTTTTAATGCCGCATCATCACCCGATTTTAAGGCAATGCTGATAACCGGAATATTGTTTTAGTAAAGTTTTTCAATGTTGGAAGTGTATTTGAAGATGCCGCACCATGCCCTTTCCAGAAATACACAATCGCAACACGGTCTTGGCTGAGGAGGTTAAGCGAAGTTTGGTTTTGATTAGAAGTCGTGAGATTCTACGTGGTAAAAGCAACAGCGCGGTTAGGTTTGCGCCGTCAATCAATAACGACAGAGATAAGCGCAAAAATCAGTGCGGTTTGTAAAAATATTTGAGATAAGAGAATAGTGTGCGTGACATAGTAAGAAGTTTTATAGCAAGAAAAACAGGCCATGTGCGGCCTGTTTTATCTTTGGAATCAGGCAACCATTATTTTTTCACGATGCGTGTGTAAATAGCCAAAATAATAATTGCGAAGACGGTGGAGGCAACCCAGCCTGCGCCTTCGCCGACTTGGTACCAGCCTAAAGCTTCACCGACCACGCCGGCCAATGCCGCGCCGGCAATACCCAAAAGCGTAGTCATGATGAAACCTAATTTATCGTTGCCCGGATGCAAAAATTTAGCCAATACACCAACGATAAAGCCTACCAAAATTGTGCCTAACCAGCCCATAATATTCCTTTCATCATTAATAAAAAATAAAATAAATATATTCTTGCCGCCTGTTTTGTGTAGTGCGGATGGTGTCATCATACCGAGACGATGGGTTGAAGTCTTTTTTTATTGCATATTTTTTCAAAAATTAAGATATTTTGGAATATTAAAGTCGGATTTTATAAAAAAGTGGGGGAAACGGGTAGGCAAGGCCATCTGAAATATTCAGCGATTGGGGCGGTAAGGGTAATAAAAAAGCCCGGCAATAGTCGCGGGCTTTTTTGAGAGAAAATCTGAAAACGAATTAACGTTTTGAGAATTGTTTTGCGCGACGTGCTTTGCGCAAACCCGGTTTTTTACGTTCCACTTCACGGGCATCGCGGGTTACGAAGCCGGCGGCAGACAGGGCAGGTTTCAAAGCAGCATCAAAGTCGATCAGGGCGCGGGTAATGCCGTGACGGATGGCGCCGGATTGGCCGGTTTCACCGCCGCCGATAACATTAACTTTAATGTCGAATGATTCTGCATTTTCAGTCAGAACCAATGGCTGGCGAACAACCATGCGGCTGGTTTCACGGGCGAAAAATTCGTCAACAGGGCGGCCGTTAACAGTGATTTGACCGTTACCTTTGGTCAGGAATACACGAGCCACTGAACTTTTGCGGCGGCCTGTGCCGTAGTAGTATTTACCGTTCATGTCGTGTCCTTATTTCAATTCTAAAACTTTAGGTTGTTGTGCAGCATGGCCGTGCTCTTCACCGGCATACACTTTCAGTTTTTTGATCATGGCGTAACCCAAAGGACCTTTTGGCAGCATGCCTTTTACGGCTTGTTCCAAAGCGCGGCCTGGGAATTGTTCTTGCATTTGACGGAATGAACGCTCATAGATACCGCCCGGGAAGCCTGAGTGACGGTAGTATTTTTTGTCTTCGAATTTAGCACCGGTCACGCGCAATTTGTCTGCATTGATGACGATGATGTAGTCACCAGTGTCAACGTGAGGGGTGTATTCAGGTTTGTGTTTGCCACGCAGACGGTGTGCGACTTCGGCAGCAACGCGACCCAAAACTTTGTCTTGAGCGTCGATGACGAACCATTCGCGCTTCACCTCATGCGGTTTCGCTGAAAAGGTTTTCATAGTGGAAATCCAGATAGATATAGAAAGTTATGGATTTTAAAGTTGCTAATGGCTTTTGTCAATCGTATTGAGGCCGTCTGAAAGTAATTGTTTTAATAAAACGGCAATAAAAGTTTTTTCGATGGAAATTTGTTGTTTTTCTGCGATTGGATGCGATGATGAGAAAGCCATACCGCAGGGGTATGGCTTTATATGGGGAATCCCCGCACATGCCGTTTCGGCTGAATCCGCTTGAACCTTGT is a window of Neisseria yangbaofengii DNA encoding:
- the ftsA gene encoding cell division protein FtsA — encoded protein: MEQGKYISALDIGTSKVIALIGEVQEDNEIHIVGLGQAPSRGLKAGMVTNIDATAQAIKQAVNEAELMADTKISHVTTGIAGNHIRSLNSQGVVKIKDGEVTQADIDRAIETAKAINIPPDHNILHTVVQEYIIDNQPGVKEPIGMSGVRLDTRVHIITGANTALQNIQKCIQRCDLQMDQIMLQPLASGQAVLTEDEKDLGVCVIDIGGGTTDIAVYTNGAIRHTAVIPVAGDLITKDLAQALRTPHSAAEYIKIHYGVAIPTMEGLDEMVEVPSVGDRLPRQISRRVLASVIGPRVEEILELTLNELRRSGFPEEVLTSGIVLTGGASMLTGIVELTEEIFNLPARIGVPQEMGGVSERIRNPRYATAIGLLQAARGEEDGSPVTGAVHVGGDSGEKLSLWARFQKFLKDNF
- the ftsZ gene encoding cell division protein FtsZ yields the protein MEFVYDVAESAVSPAVIKVIGLGGGGCNAINNMIENTIQGVEFISANTDAQSLGKNNAAKRIQLGTNLTRGLGAGANPEIGRAAAQEEREAIEDAISGANMLFITTGMGGGTGTGAAPVVAEIAKEMGILTVAVVTRPSNFEGNKRGHIAQNGLEQLKSQVDSLIVIPNDKLFTVLGEDATMREAFRAADDVLRNAVAGISEVVTNPGFINVDFADVKNVMGIKGMAMMGSGFAQGIDRARLATEQAISSPLLDGVTLDGARGVLVNVTTAPGCLKMSEYGEIMKVVNSNAHPDAECKFGTAEDENMSEDAIRVTIIATGLQEHSHQQAAPVRTSSRVQQSLGDREEYAPQQAQQSHNIDGLVRSGRGTRSMNLTAADFGNQSVLDDFEIPAILRRQNSSDN
- a CDS encoding integrase core domain-containing protein, producing the protein MESFFGRLKTECIYGRRFETVVDMGKAVSDYIRYYNKDRVRLKLKGLSPIQYRTQSL
- a CDS encoding DDE-type integrase/transposase/recombinase codes for the protein MPNLLKRDFTAGKPNEIWLADITEIKAKDGNRLCISPIPDCFNSEIFSVTLSRHPNRKQVETTLRQSVEKLLENATPILHSDQGWQYQMRAYYLILQKNSILQSMVEKGKLFG
- the murU gene encoding N-acetylmuramate alpha-1-phosphate uridylyltransferase MurU translates to MKAMILAAGRGERMRPLTDTCPKPLLKVGKEPLIGWHLRRLKQAGITEIVINYAWLGEQIEQSLGNGTQYGVSITYSPELSGGLETAGGIATALPLLGNEPFLVINGDVLIDIDFQTAFSAAQKLTQKQLLAHLWLVNNPAHNLSGDFGLLSDGLITSNPYHGQGLTFSGIGVYHPDLFQHTPAHQTAKLAPLLRSAMDKQQISGQKHNGLWLDVGTIERLEEANRLAENWA
- a CDS encoding META domain-containing protein — protein: MKKTALLLPLLLSACFPVVIPVANPLDKVPNIYGAWRLSDVGGYSPNDPNAIFTINNSDDGFSAVSECMKVSGRYSAGGNHALTFNQIQVDSQCAENMAERHLPHELQNVRSYSFNSRHLELLNEQGRVVLVGKRLRTEKAAGQADSGKTSYLLDARRN
- the hpaC gene encoding 4-hydroxyphenylacetate 3-monooxygenase, reductase component — protein: MTDSTHTLKQSFRDAMASAAAGVHVITTDGAAGRYGITMTAVTSVTDEPPTIMLCINREAAIIPILLQNRDLCINTLSNGQQDIAEHFAGMTNLSPEERFEYHIWHRGQTGQLEVEGALAHLHGQIIEQHKIGTHYIFYVRLNEIKVADTTSPALLYFRRQFKSLS